The following proteins are co-located in the Silene latifolia isolate original U9 population chromosome 1, ASM4854445v1, whole genome shotgun sequence genome:
- the LOC141646227 gene encoding uncharacterized protein LOC141646227 has product MGGRHPVCMITDEDAGIEEGMKLAWKDKVQHRYCMWHILKKLPEKVGPVICKDTEFLKKINRCVWSEDVEPPEFEERWTTLVESHGLSDNEWLKEKYNIRNMWVPAYFRDLFLGDQGIQKVPSDYLLSRWRKLATCQPIFGPNGDFVAIVHQWMYEKNKVGELWSELFTCVALVEQSPGHCDELLGILREFKERVKNAPDESGNTGIAKVKDKNAEIGMLLGTNIPSEIKVLPPRQCKNKGSGKRLISQRERAWEVNKKALRKCGACGEMANHDKKNCDRRTTDNRE; this is encoded by the exons ATGGGGGGTCGTCATCCAGTTTGTATGATAACTGATGAAGATGCGGGgatagaagaaggaatgaaattaGCCTGGAAAGACAAGGTACAAcacagatattgcatgtggcacatactaAAAAAGTTGCCTGAGAAGGTAGGGCCTGTAATATGTAAAGATACTGAGTTTCTGAAGAAGATAAACCGATGTGTTTGGAGCGAAGACGTGGAGCCGCCTGAATTTGAGGAAAGGTGGACAACACTAGTTGAATCTCATGGGTTGTCGGATAACGAGTGGCTTAAGGAGAAGTACAACATTAGAAATATGTGGGTTCCAGCTTACTTTCGCGATCTGTTTTTAGGAG ATCAGGGAATTCAGAAAGTTCCAAGTGACTACCTGCTTAGTCGGTGGAGAAAACTAGCAACCTGCCAGCCAATCTTCGGCCCTAATGGCGATTTTGTTGCGATTGTACATCAATGGATGTACGAGAAAAACAAAGTTGGTGAGTTATGGTCAGAGTTGTTTACTTGTGTGGCACTCGTTGAACAGAGTCCTGGGCATTGTGATGAGTTGCTTGGGATTTTGCGTGAGTTCAAGGAAAGGGTAAAAAATGCCCCTGATGAAAGTGGCAATACTGGTATTGCAAAGGTAAAGGACAAGAATGCTGAAATTGGGATGCTTTTAGGAACAAACATCCCTAGTGAGATTAAGGTTTTGCCTCCAAGGCAGTGCAAAAACAAAGGCTCGGGGAAAAGGCTGATCTCACAAAGAGAACGAGCTTGGGAAGTGAACAAGAAAGCGCTAAGAAAATGCGGGGCCTGTGGGGAGATGGCGAACCACGACAAGAAGAATTGTGACCGAAGGACAACCGACAATCGAGAGTAA
- the LOC141646239 gene encoding protein FAR1-RELATED SEQUENCE 5-like, translating to MLNSNDQTLTLLDNIADNQTTMNSGIEINTTNATTFSTPIVASETGENTIHNLGLRYTPGGSEEWNRMVENGFKPALVLMFVKLEEAIEFYNLYAVACGFIRRKYTRTRFRDGLIDKKSMELIGFAIDTFYEGHNHRLCSLKEREFQKNVRTLNLYMKQTIVNNCKLNIGATKTFRILAEQSNGYANIGASLTEFKNFKRNIKCYIGDKDADMILDYLKALSESQDGFYYAYQVDEDNCLAKIFWADAQARMNYSLFGDTITFDPTYGTNKYHMAFTPFTGVDNHKKSVTFAAALVDHENDGSFIWVFKKFLNFMSNKEPQCILTDQDPAIKLGVRSVFKKARHRYCMWHIMKKLTDKVESQIYKETDFVERICGVVWDTDLEPIEFEEKWTQVINDFELNDNTWLTYMYDKRHKWIPAYFRDLPLGCLLKTTQRSESQNSYFKRFESIDGTLVEFWLRFQSAMEQQRYNHRFLDAASDSTLPQVSSKTMIEKHASKIYTHTIFYEFQEQVQMAPCSCAVRGFSEQGNMHIINVEDAYRKHRIFQVAHNNESKETTCTCKMFERKGILCKHIIWIISKRMQKHTGAVHRNQMDEEII from the exons ATGCTGAATTCAAACGATCAAACGCTTACTCTgcttgataatattgctgataatCAAACAACGATGAATTCAG GCATTGAAATTAATACTACCAATGCAACAACTTTTTCTACACCTATTGTTGCGTCTGAAACAGGAGAAAATACTATCCATAATCTGGGATTGAGATATACTCCAGGTGGCAGTGAGGAGTGGAATAGGATGGTAGAAAATGGTTTCAAACCTGCTTTGGTGTTAATGTTTGTAAAGCTGGAGGAGGCAATAGAGTTTTACAATTTATATGCTGTGGCTTGTGGTTTCATACGAAGAAAGTACACACGAACAAGATTCCGTGATGGTTTGATAGACAAAAAATCAATG GAGCTAATAGGGTTTGCTATTGATACGTTTTATGAAGGTCATAATCACAGACTCTGCTCACTCAAAGAACGGGAATTCCAGAAAAACGTAAGAACACTTAACCTTTACATGAAGCAgacaattgttaacaattgtaAACTCAACATCGGGGCTACCAAGACATTTAGAATTCTGGCGGAACAATCAAATGGGTATGCAAACATTGGTGCATCTCTCACAGAATTCAAGAACTTCaaaagaaatattaaatgttatatagGTGACAAGGATGCTGACATGATTCTCGATTATTTAAAGGCGCTTTCTGAATCACAAGATGGTTTTTACTATGCTTATCAAGTTGATGAGGATAATTGTTTGGCTAAAATCTTTTGGGCAGATGCACAAGCAAGAATGAATTATTCCTTGTTTGGGGACACCATCACCTTTGATCCTACTTACGGTACTAACAAGTACCACATGGCCTTCACCCCATTCACTGGTGTTGACAACCACAAAAAATCAGTGACTTTTGCTGCTGCACTTGTCGATCATGAGAACGATGGGTCATTCATTTGGGTGTTTAAGAAGTTCCTTAATTTTATGAGCAACAAGGAACCTCAGTGCATTCTTACTGATCAAGATCCGGCAATTAAACTCGGGGTGCGTTCTGTATTCAAGAAAGCAAGACATCGctactgcatgtggcatataatgaaaaaaCTTACCGATAAAGTTGAGTCACAGATTTATAAGGAGACTGACTTTGTTGAGCGGATATGTGGAGTTGTTTGGGATACTGACTTGGAACCCATTGagtttgaagaaaaatggactCAAGTGATTAATGACTTTGAGTTGAATGATAATACTTGGTTGACATACATGTATGACAAAAGGCACAAATGGATACCTGCTTACTTTAGGGATTTGCCTTTAGGCTGCCTTTTGAAAACtacacaaagatcagagagtcAAAACAGTTATTTCAAAAGATTTGAGAGCATAGATGGCACACTTGTAGAATTTTGGTTGCGTTTTCAGAGTGCAATGGAACAACAACGCTATAATCACAGATTTCTTGATGCTGCAAGTGACAGCACATTGCCACAGGTTTCTTCTAAGACAATGATTGAGAAACATGCctctaaaatctacacacatactATTTTCTATGAGTTCCAAGAGCAAGTGCAAATGGCTCCCTGTTCGTGTGCCGTTAGGGGGTTTTCTGAGCAAGGAAACATGCACATTATAAATGTTGAAGATGCCTATAGGAAGCATAGAATATTTCAG GTTGCTCACAATAACGAATCAAAGGAAACAACATGTACGTGCAAGATGTTTGAGAGGAAAGGAATCCTTTGTAAACACATTATATGGATTATATCGAAAAGGATGCAAAAGCATACCGGAGCAGTACATCGAAACCAGATGGACgaagaaatcatatag